Sequence from the Solea senegalensis isolate Sse05_10M linkage group LG1, IFAPA_SoseM_1, whole genome shotgun sequence genome:
ttttgtatttttcttttctttgtgcagTTACTGGGCAAACCTGAAACTATGGTTTAAACAAAAGATCAGTAAAGAGGAGTTTGACGTTGAGGCCCGTCGTCTATTGGCACAGGAGAATGGTTTGTATTCTGGAAAATCTTCATTCATATTGTCTTAAATGGAGTTTGAGCATGCATGTTTAAATTGTCCATacgtgtgagagtgaatggttgtttgcctctatGTGGCCTgatgatggactggtgacctgtccagggtatacACCGCCttttaccctatgtcagctgggatttggcACCAGCATCTCCTGtgacctcatgtggaggataaagcagtaggagATGAATAAATGGTGCTATATTGAAAAGTGTCACTTATTTTGTATTTCGCTTGTCCTTTCTCTGCAGTTCATGTTCACAATGATTTTCTCCTGGCCATTCTCACACGCTGCCAGATCATCGTCTCCACACCTGGTAAGAtagttttatttcatattttagtgTCTCTGTAGCTGCATaagaggtttatttttaaactccaCATTTTCTCAAACCACATCATGAATACACCTAAAAGAAGGCAAAGTAGGAACTGTGAAGTAATTCATAGATTAAGTTCTTTCAGTTATGTTCAACACATATGCACGTTAAATAAacgcaaatcaataaaaagagaaagaaacagtgttggtgatttactgttcaagaacaagaaaataaaaattagtAATGCTAAAAGCGTtaagagaaatgtttttaaaaaagtggaTGCATCTGGTGTTGTTTTCAATTttgtccactagagggcactgGGCCATTACTGTGGCAGGGTGGCTCTGCTTCAAAACCTGGCAAACCAAAAGGGAAGAAGAAATGTTCCTCTAGACAGAAATTTGATgtaagtataaaagtataaaatggCTTATTTACCCCAACAGCTCTTTGGTATTTTTAAGTCAATAATTAAACTTGAGATTTCTGAATGTAtgacttatttatttgattgtttgtaTATCCTCTTTGCATCTTTTCCAGCATCGGTTCCAGCCTCAGAACCCGCTGAGTGCCGCCCAGCCCTTCAGTCCACGAGAGActggaggtgaggaggaggagctgcgtCTCAGTGctcacactctgctgctgcccACACGAGGTCAGCTTGAGGCCCGGATGATGGTGACTGCATTTGAGCTGGGCTTAGACAACATAACAGATGATGCCGTCGGCACCATGGTCTATGCTGTTGAGGTGTGTGGGAACCTGTCTACAGGATATTATTGTGTGGGAATTAATTGTACTGGATACTTTTAACTTCCACTAGTCTGTATGTGACTTATATATCCTATTACAGGTTAACAACAAAGATTAAATGATGAGGTGACTAAATATTTAGAAAGCTgtaatcacagaaaaaaagtatttaaattcAAGCAAGTAtctttattttgccttttcGTCAGAATTAATGTCTAGCACAGATTTGGAGAAACATGGTGCAACttattttactgtgtttgtgtgtgtgtacatatatatatatatatatatatatatatatatataaatatgtatatatatatatatgtatatgtgtgtgtgtgtatatatatatatgtgtgtgtgtgtgtatatatatatatatatatgtgtatatatgtatatatatatatatatatatatatatatatatatatatatatatatatatatatactttatattgCTCGACAgtctgttgttgaaatgtttgagcCACcctgaaaatacattttatatgtgTTGCTCATATTTGCAAATCACAATTTGCCTTGGTGGGCTTTAGAATTTGTTCATGGTACAACTACCTCTGTCTATAGACTTCCTGTTAATAAGGAACATTcccataaaaaaaaggaaataaatgtaataaagatTTAGAAGAGCCACCtcaaagacagacaaatgtgCAATAGATGTTCTACATAGATATACAGAGCAGGATGTGTGCAGTGGATTGAAGAGCTTTATCTTATTCACCACTTTCTATGTATGATCAATTGCTGTGTTTGCAGATAGGGCAACACTTAAAGCTTACAGCTATGATTTATTTCAGCACCACTTAAAAGATGTCCTGACCGCTGTCATAACCAGGAGGAAGGCATATCGCTTACGGGATGGTCATTTTCCTTATGCGTTTGGCAGTGATGTCACGCCACAGCCTTATCTGAAAAACAGCCTGGCTGCTTACCAAAGTGTTACAGAATGGTAGGGCACTCACTCTAGTTTATATACTATATAGCGTATATTCAATAAGtgattataaatgtttattgcCAATTATTTTCCTGCAGTCCTCCTCCAAGTGCTTCTCTCCCTGCTGGTCCACCGCCTCAAGTATCACCAGATGAGGCTGAGCAACAAGCTGTCCACTTATTGGCTTGTTCTGCTGACAGTCTTCCAGCACCCCTTTCTCCAATCAGCTTGTTTGATCTCCTGGAGGCTTTACAGGTAAGGCATGGActttatacagtataaaaatgttataatatGGTTCATTATTTGTAATTGTAGACTTTATGTCAGGGATTATAATGTGTAGTGGTCAGTGAACATTGTATTtacaattttctttaaaatagtCACAGACTTACAATTAAAGATTGAACATCGTACTTGTTACTAGTGGTAAGTATTGAAATTCGCTTTCatgcttaaatatatgtataacaTTTGTGTGCTGTAGGTTCACCATGGTGTGATGCCCTCCCACACCATGTACGCCCTCAACATGGAGCGCATCCTGTCACGGCTGTGGCACCCCAGCCACGAAGAACTAGAGCAAGACCATGTTCACCGGCAACGCCTCGCTGCTAAAGAAGGCGTGTACGTCAGCTGAGAGCTAACGGGACAGGACTGTATATAAACTTAACATACCATCAGGaaccagacaaaaaaatcaatcctTAACCTGAAGttgacacacagcagtgtgtttcaaaatggaaatgattttattttcacaggTAATGGATCACTATAGCAAGATTAAAGGAAATAGTTGCACATTGTGAAGTCAGATCAGGCTAATAGGCATTAGCTGGTAGCATGTGTTGCCCATCAGGCATTTTGGCAGTTGACCAGTCATCAGTGAGACCTCTGTCATAAAATGAGGATCTAATTGTGTTGATGATAATATTAGTGTTTCAATTTAGAGCAGCTACAAGCATTGGACAAGAAAAGTAAGGTTCTGGCCCAGGTTGCGCAGTGTGTGCAAACCAGCTTGTTCATATTGTTGGAGGTGGAAGTTTATACCTCGTCTCTCGCTGAAGTTGggaataataaaatgatttcaACAGACGAATAAGAATGATTAACGATGGTTAAAGTTCCTA
This genomic interval carries:
- the tada1 gene encoding transcriptional adapter 1, with product MAAHASELEVAKKNLTDAIGDNVKHYWANLKLWFKQKISKEEFDVEARRLLAQENVHVHNDFLLAILTRCQIIVSTPEGTGPLLWQGGSASKPGKPKGKKKCSSRQKFDHRFQPQNPLSAAQPFSPRETGGEEEELRLSAHTLLLPTRGQLEARMMVTAFELGLDNITDDAVGTMVYAVEHHLKDVLTAVITRRKAYRLRDGHFPYAFGSDVTPQPYLKNSLAAYQSVTECPPPSASLPAGPPPQVSPDEAEQQAVHLLACSADSLPAPLSPISLFDLLEALQVHHGVMPSHTMYALNMERILSRLWHPSHEELEQDHVHRQRLAAKEGVYVS